In Brachypodium distachyon strain Bd21 chromosome 5, Brachypodium_distachyon_v3.0, whole genome shotgun sequence, the genomic window TCGGAATCATTATCTTCGTCGTACAAACGGTGATTTGGATATTCTTGATGATCCGTCGTGAATTACATATTCTTGTGTAACGCCGATCTTCGGTAGTAACATATGCTTGTTGATGTTATGCAGGAAAAGGATTCGGATGTCGGCAGTGAGGAGGAATCGATTGATGCGAAAAGCCGTCACGTCCTCAATGCACTGGAGTATGGTGCGTACGAATACCGTTACGGTGACAAATGGGTGTGCCTGTTCTGTCACAAGTGGAGCCTCGCAGAATACTTCAAAAGCATGGTGAAGCATGGTGAAGACACTGGGCATGTGTCTAAGAAGGCTCCTCACATTGTGGCAAAACACAAGGCGTTCGGCGTGTTCTTAAGGAAGCTTGAAGCCCAGGAGGTGGATGCGGACGCCGAGccttccaagaagaaggcgaggagggggaggaagaaggggaggaagtgAGAATCGAACCATAAAGTTTTCGtcgtattttatttgctattaCTGAATTATGGTGGTTTGAAACAGTTTAGTAGTTTGATTGAAGAACATAAGTATTGTTAAGTTGGTTGCATGAACTATTTATGATGTACACGTTTCGATGAATGTGGTGTTCATTGAACCGACGTTATCCGAATCATATCATAAGTGTTGTTCTATTTGCTGTGTAATTGCTATGTTGTTGGAAACCCTGTTACCGAAATAAATATCAAACAAATGTTTAGCAATACTCATGGTTTAGCCGTTTGGTAGTAAATATGAAACAAAGTTTTATTACTAGTCAGACTAACCACTGATACATACTACTGGAGCAACTCGTTAAAAAATAGGTTTGTTCGTGCCAACACACAATACTCATTTGTAACAGAAAACATTCCCACATATCCTCTGCACCTCAACAAACATATTACCCAGTGCATGAAAAAAGgtcaaaaacacaaaaaatccACACTTGTTTTTGTCTTGGGAACACAAACTCATGGTAGAAGGTGTATATTATAGGAATCTGACAAAAGAGGACACCGGCAGTCTTCAGAGATTGACAATGTAAACTTGAACAAACAATTTTGCTGCATTGCCCACCTCAAACATAAGGACGCTGCCGCTCCTGATCCCGTGGCAAATGCATAAATCCTCCCACCCCTGGTGGATCACAGTGTCGCATGCGTTGGTCGTTGAGTACGCCAGTGCCATGAATTTGTTGCTTAGCCTTTCAGAACTGAAATTGCCATACCAAGAAGTGGGAATCCTCGGCACATTCTTGCTCTTGCATGGGATAACCTGCGAGATACACTTATGAAAACTTGGAAAAAGTCCTAGCTAGTCGTAATGGCAAAAAGGGAAATGACAATAAACTTACAAGTACTCGGGAAGCCAAATCAAGATCAGTCATCTTCTGAACGATGATCTCGCGTTCGAAAAACTCGGGTGCATCCAATCCATCTAATATTTTCAGAACCCTTCGTACTTCACGATCGGTTAGGTCGGCCATGTTCTTGAATACAGTGGAGTGGAAGAGATTGCGCACATCAGCACTGACCTCACGTAGTCCTATGAAAAAATAAGCAAGAAGTTATAGAAAAAAGtaaggaaaataaaacaactaataaataaagaaagaaaacaagctacTAACCAAAAAGGGTAGCATGCAGCACAACATCATTTGGTTGCCCCACTAACACAGCACTGAAAGCATCCCCATCCTCCACGGCAGAGAAGTGCACACTAGCACCAGGTTTCAATTTGTGGGTCTTTGCAAACAGTTTCCAATAAGCACCACATAGCAAGGTGGCGTCAGTCCCAATTTGGATGTGGAAGTCGTACTCGAACCCATGGCAGTCCACAACAACAAAGAAGTTCTCCGCAAAATCGTTCAGGCGATCCTTGAAGAACTGGGGAACAACCTGCTTAAACAGAAAgcattggtaaaaaaaattaaaaagcgTCGAAAATAAAAATGTGAACACTTAACTATTCCCATTACCGCAAAATTGCCACACCCTTCAACCATGGTGATTGTGAAGACTGAATGGCAAGCCTCAGGGCATTTGCACAGTACATTGAACTTGTTGCACTCATTGCAAGGGCGCGCCATGAACTCCACTAGGAAAACACATAGGTTAAGTGCAGAACACTCACaggaaaaaacaataaaaacgTCGCATATACTTCAATGATACTTTCTGGAAAAACAGAAAGCAACCcgttgtcgtcgcacggtgctccgacaccgggggtgtgcggtcacggcccccttttaggttcggtaggggcgtcgggttcgccccggcgatcgccggcacggccgatggggCCCTGCGGGGCTGGCGAAATGAAGTACTGAGAGTGCGCGTTAATCTaagaacaaacacacgcacgttttttacccaggttcgggccacccggaggtgtaaaaccctacgtgctacttgtctgagctggtattggtTTAAAATCAAGtgcttacaggttgccgggtgagTTCCCGAATACCCTCTTCCTTTGGCTAGATGCTCCTTACTATTCTTTGCTAGTGCTGGTGGCTAACTATGAGCTGGTCGAACTCAGCCAAACCCTACCGTCTACTGGAGTCAACAACGAGTCCAACTGAGCCGAACGAACCAAAACCCGAACTTCTtccgaaccccttgaccgtgggcgagggtcctccttttatactcaaggggatgccacaggtgccacggtgcatgggctacaagtgtcgagcggggaggcatacaactccccccggtgagctggtggtgcgcatggatgccacctccgccgctaggggtctaaaaccctggagtaggattggacaccACTGTTcccttgatcggacgggtaacgccctgCCGGttggctcatttaatgagccgtgcgccttactccttacCCCGGTCGGgccgcgcatcccacgcccgccacgcgcccgcgtggcgctgttgatctggctactgggccccacgcttgaggcgggggtatgcgcccgggaaccccctgtcccggcaagtcgatcCCCGGCAAGCGCCCGGGCctaacgcacccgggaacctcccccgggaggtgccccggcgggaatattccccgaagccccgctagccccttccggggtggtagcttgccgggctgctcatagacgctgCCCGGGAggaaaccttcccgggaactcgggaacggggcccatgcgtcgcgcagcggtggtatcccgggtgccactggtgcgacacccgTGGTCCGGCGATCTAAAAACGGCGTGTATATGTATGTAGGGTGGCAACCCGCGATCTAACGACCCTAGACACACGTTCCTGCACAGACAGAGCGGTGCTGGGGCGGAAGAAACTTTACcaccatcgtggagaagatcaaggcgctgcggctagcggggctcagcgatgtggacgtggcacgcacgttcgtccatcggcgcatagccccgctgcagctacgctcccggcccgcgtagATGTAtacgggtcccggggacaggacacgcctccagcaggacggcgtggacttggagaccctcaggacatgggtgagggggatcttcggcgagatcttccaatcaacggagttcccgccgggggtttcctctcttcacgccggcgtcaaggcactcagcgacatcgtcggcgccttcccgccctgcaacgagtgggggttgattgacgacacccccacccgggtctcGCACGCTCCCCCACAAGCACCCTGTGAGAaacaggtgctcgaggagagcgggggtggATCCGAGCCCAGTTGGCCCTCCATCtagtcgct contains:
- the LOC112269361 gene encoding uncharacterized protein LOC112269361 — protein: MARPCNECNKFNVLCKCPEACHSVFTITMVEGCGNFAVVPQFFKDRLNDFAENFFVVVDCHGFEYDFHIQIGTDATLLCGAYWKLFAKTHKLKPGASVHFSAVEDGDAFSAVLVGQPNDVVLHATLFGLREVSADVRNLFHSTVFKNMADLTDREVRRVLKILDGLDAPEFFEREIIVQKMTDLDLASRVLVIPCKSKNVPRIPTSWYGNFSSERLSNKFMALAYSTTNACDTVIHQGWEDLCICHGIRSGSVLMFEVGNAAKLFVQVYIVNL